Proteins encoded in a region of the Ranitomeya imitator isolate aRanImi1 chromosome 9, aRanImi1.pri, whole genome shotgun sequence genome:
- the ATG13 gene encoding autophagy-related protein 13 isoform X4 yields the protein MDSDLSPQDRKDLDKFVKFFALKAVQVIVQARLGDKICTRSSSSPTGSDWFNLAIKDIPEVTQEAKKALSGQLPAVGRSMCVEISLKTSEGDSMELEVWCLEMNEKCDRDIKVSYTVYNRLSLLLKSLLAVTRVTPAYRLSRKQGHEYVILYRIYFGDVQLLGLKEGFQAVRVGTVGTPIGTLTLTCAYRTNLAFMSTRQYERTQPIMGIIIDHFVDRPFPSTSHMHPCNYRATEEPGAVNPSVEDSQDVCATSFSTSPPSQLYSSRLSYQPAVLGAGSSDLGYPVALAAGVSATLPHQMMVPGKDGGLPNITAHPAHGTQADHDRAPLTSPSHATGTTSSSEEADIPSGSSTAGRSASPNKSPHILFTRKVGAFVDKPSPQVTYASTDIPFAVFAPRQTDAEDTDPMVFPLQVICPETPVEVSPDARSLQSSCSSNDVPQDDFVMVDFRPAFSKDDLPMDVGTFYREFQNPPQLSSLSIDIAVQSMAEDLGRPHQQLITTDAQDSLPEKLAMHEKNMEEFDAFVDSLQ from the exons ATGGATTCCGACCTCAGCCCTCAGGACCGGAAGGACTTGGACAAGTTTGTCAAATTCTTTGCATTAAAG GCAGTGCAGGTCATCGTACAAGCCCGGCTCGGAGATAAGATTTGCACTCGTTCGTCTTCCTCTCCAACAGGTTCAGACTGG TTTAATTTGGCGATAAAAGACATCCCCGAGGTGACGCAAGAAGCCAAGAAAGCGCTTTCTGGACAGCTGCCAGCCGTGGGGCGCTCCATGTGTGTGGAGATCTCCCTGAAGACCTCCGAG GGAGACTCCATGGAGCTGGAAGTCTGGTGTCTGGAAATGAACGAAAA GTGTGACCGGGATATCAAAGTCTCCTATACTGTATATAATCGGCTGTCATTACTGCTGAAGTCATTACTTGCCGTCACTCGGGTCACCCCCGCTTACAGGTTGTCCAGGAAGCAAGGACATGAATATGTCATTCTCTACAG GATTTATTTTGGAGACGTCCAGCTCTTAGGACTTAAAGAAG GGTTTCAGGCAGTACGTGTCGGCACGGTGGGGACGCCCATAGGGACGCTGACTTTGACTTGTGCTTACAGAACTAATCTGGCCTTCATGTCCACTCG GCAGTATGAAAGGACCCAGCCCATCATGGGGATTATTATTGATCATTTTGTTGACCGACCTTTCCCCAGCACATCACACATGCATCCCTGCAACTACAG GGCAACGGAGGAGCCAGGAGCTGTAAACCCATCTGTGGAGGATTCACAGGATGTCTGTGCCACGTCCTTCTCTACGTCCCCTCCGTCACAA CTGTACAGCTCTCGCCTTTCTTACCAGCCAGCTGTCCTTGGAGCTGGATCCTCGGACCTGGGCTACCCTGTGGCCTTGGCGGCTGGAGTGAGTGCTACCCTCCCTCATCAG ATGATGGTGCCTGGAAAGGACGGGGGATTGCCCAATATTACGGCCCACCCTGCACACGGCACCCAAGCAGATCATGACCGAGCGCCTCTGACCTCGCCATCACACGCAACTGGCACCACCTCCAGCAG TGAGGAAGCCGACATCCCATCCGGCAGCAGCACCGCAGGGAGGAGCGCCTCCCCAAATAAGTCTCCACATATCCTATTCACACGCAAAGTTGGGGCCTTTGTGGACAAACCTTCCCCTCAG GTCACGTACGCCAGTACAGATATACCATTTGCTGTGTTTGCACCCAGACAGACTGATGCAGAGGACACCGACCCCATG GTGTTTCCGTTGCAGGTGATCTGTCCTGAGACGCCGGTGGAGGTGTCGCCAGATGCCCGCAGCCTGCAGAGCTCCTGCTCCAGCAATGACGTGCCCCAGGATGATTTTGTTATGGTGGACTTT CGGCCGGCCTTTTCTAAAGATGATCTTCCAATGGACGTGGGGACCTTCTACCGGGAGTTTCAGAACCCCCCTCAGCTGAGCAGCCTTTCTATCGACATTGCTGTCCAGTCCATGGCTGAAGACTTG GGCAGACCTCACCAGCAACTGATCACAACCGATGCACAA GATTCACTGCCAGAAAAGTTGGCCATGCATGAAAAAAACATGGAGGAATTTGATGCCTTCGTTGATTCCCTGCAGTAA
- the ATG13 gene encoding autophagy-related protein 13 isoform X2 — translation MDSDLSPQDRKDLDKFVKFFALKAVQVIVQARLGDKICTRSSSSPTGSDWFNLAIKDIPEVTQEAKKALSGQLPAVGRSMCVEISLKTSEGDSMELEVWCLEMNEKCDRDIKVSYTVYNRLSLLLKSLLAVTRVTPAYRLSRKQGHEYVILYRIYFGDVQLLGLKEGFQAVRVGTVGTPIGTLTLTCAYRTNLAFMSTRQYERTQPIMGIIIDHFVDRPFPSTSHMHPCNYRATEEPGAVNPSVEDSQDVCATSFSTSPPSQCVFTLSKAQCQTATPVVTDSHRVLTVGLTFPHQLYSSRLSYQPAVLGAGSSDLGYPVALAAGVSATLPHQMMVPGKDGGLPNITAHPAHGTQADHDRAPLTSPSHATGTTSSSEEADIPSGSSTAGRSASPNKSPHILFTRKVGAFVDKPSPQVTYASTDIPFAVFAPRQTDAEDTDPMVFPLQVICPETPVEVSPDARSLQSSCSSNDVPQDDFVMVDFRPAFSKDDLPMDVGTFYREFQNPPQLSSLSIDIAVQSMAEDLDSLPEKLAMHEKNMEEFDAFVDSLQ, via the exons ATGGATTCCGACCTCAGCCCTCAGGACCGGAAGGACTTGGACAAGTTTGTCAAATTCTTTGCATTAAAG GCAGTGCAGGTCATCGTACAAGCCCGGCTCGGAGATAAGATTTGCACTCGTTCGTCTTCCTCTCCAACAGGTTCAGACTGG TTTAATTTGGCGATAAAAGACATCCCCGAGGTGACGCAAGAAGCCAAGAAAGCGCTTTCTGGACAGCTGCCAGCCGTGGGGCGCTCCATGTGTGTGGAGATCTCCCTGAAGACCTCCGAG GGAGACTCCATGGAGCTGGAAGTCTGGTGTCTGGAAATGAACGAAAA GTGTGACCGGGATATCAAAGTCTCCTATACTGTATATAATCGGCTGTCATTACTGCTGAAGTCATTACTTGCCGTCACTCGGGTCACCCCCGCTTACAGGTTGTCCAGGAAGCAAGGACATGAATATGTCATTCTCTACAG GATTTATTTTGGAGACGTCCAGCTCTTAGGACTTAAAGAAG GGTTTCAGGCAGTACGTGTCGGCACGGTGGGGACGCCCATAGGGACGCTGACTTTGACTTGTGCTTACAGAACTAATCTGGCCTTCATGTCCACTCG GCAGTATGAAAGGACCCAGCCCATCATGGGGATTATTATTGATCATTTTGTTGACCGACCTTTCCCCAGCACATCACACATGCATCCCTGCAACTACAG GGCAACGGAGGAGCCAGGAGCTGTAAACCCATCTGTGGAGGATTCACAGGATGTCTGTGCCACGTCCTTCTCTACGTCCCCTCCGTCACAA TGTGTGTTCACTCTCAGTAAGGCACAGTGTCAGACAGCCACTCCGGTGGTTACGGACTCCCACAGGGTCCTGACGGTGGGACTGACCTTCCCTCACCAA CTGTACAGCTCTCGCCTTTCTTACCAGCCAGCTGTCCTTGGAGCTGGATCCTCGGACCTGGGCTACCCTGTGGCCTTGGCGGCTGGAGTGAGTGCTACCCTCCCTCATCAG ATGATGGTGCCTGGAAAGGACGGGGGATTGCCCAATATTACGGCCCACCCTGCACACGGCACCCAAGCAGATCATGACCGAGCGCCTCTGACCTCGCCATCACACGCAACTGGCACCACCTCCAGCAG TGAGGAAGCCGACATCCCATCCGGCAGCAGCACCGCAGGGAGGAGCGCCTCCCCAAATAAGTCTCCACATATCCTATTCACACGCAAAGTTGGGGCCTTTGTGGACAAACCTTCCCCTCAG GTCACGTACGCCAGTACAGATATACCATTTGCTGTGTTTGCACCCAGACAGACTGATGCAGAGGACACCGACCCCATG GTGTTTCCGTTGCAGGTGATCTGTCCTGAGACGCCGGTGGAGGTGTCGCCAGATGCCCGCAGCCTGCAGAGCTCCTGCTCCAGCAATGACGTGCCCCAGGATGATTTTGTTATGGTGGACTTT CGGCCGGCCTTTTCTAAAGATGATCTTCCAATGGACGTGGGGACCTTCTACCGGGAGTTTCAGAACCCCCCTCAGCTGAGCAGCCTTTCTATCGACATTGCTGTCCAGTCCATGGCTGAAGACTTG GATTCACTGCCAGAAAAGTTGGCCATGCATGAAAAAAACATGGAGGAATTTGATGCCTTCGTTGATTCCCTGCAGTAA